One genomic region from Cryomorphaceae bacterium 1068 encodes:
- the rfbD gene encoding dTDP-4-dehydrorhamnose reductase, which yields MQKILVIGKTGQLARAIAANKGSWEYEFLGRDEADLSDSDQLTEAIRSRNFDVLINTAAYTAVDKAEEERVLATKINGEAPGILAKICAEKGAVMIHISTDYVFGLNWNRPLQEDDPTDPINAYGESKWEGEEAIRKELNEHIIIRTSWLYGLSGHNFPKTMLRLAESRKELKVVFDQVGNPTFADDLAVALNHICKNDLQKAYGTYHFSNEGVCSWYDFARETLKKNHSDVALEPVTSDQFPTAAKRPHYSVLNKKKIKDTFGLEIRHWQDALADFLEKLDS from the coding sequence ATGCAAAAGATTTTGGTCATAGGAAAAACAGGGCAACTCGCTCGAGCAATCGCTGCAAACAAGGGCTCTTGGGAATACGAGTTCCTCGGTCGTGACGAGGCTGACCTATCCGATTCGGATCAATTAACGGAGGCGATTCGCAGCCGCAATTTCGATGTCCTTATCAATACTGCTGCTTACACTGCCGTGGATAAAGCGGAGGAAGAACGAGTATTAGCGACTAAAATAAATGGCGAAGCCCCTGGAATTCTGGCCAAAATCTGCGCGGAAAAAGGCGCGGTAATGATCCACATTTCTACTGACTATGTATTCGGATTGAACTGGAATCGGCCATTGCAAGAAGATGACCCCACCGACCCTATCAATGCCTATGGTGAATCGAAATGGGAAGGCGAAGAAGCCATTCGCAAAGAACTGAACGAACACATTATTATTCGAACATCTTGGCTGTATGGCCTTTCGGGGCATAACTTCCCAAAGACGATGCTTCGATTGGCTGAAAGCCGAAAAGAACTAAAAGTCGTATTCGATCAAGTCGGAAATCCCACTTTTGCTGATGATTTGGCTGTAGCGTTAAACCACATTTGCAAAAACGATCTACAGAAAGCCTACGGCACCTACCATTTCAGCAATGAGGGTGTTTGCTCTTGGTATGACTTTGCACGAGAAACACTGAAGAAAAATCATAGTGATGTAGCTCTTGAACCTGTAACTTCAGACCAGTTTCCGACAGCAGCAAAAAGGCCGCATTACAGCGTGCTGAACAAGAAAAAAATAAAAGATACTTTTGGCTTGGAAATCAGACATTGGCAGGACGCTTTAGCCGATTTCTTAGAGAAACTCGATTCATGA
- the rfbB gene encoding dTDP-glucose 4,6-dehydratase has protein sequence MKKYLVTGGAGFIGSNFIEHLLASDSSIEVINLDLMTYAGREENMASFSENERYQLVKGDICDRGLVEQLFNEHDFSGVFHFAAESHVDNSISGPEAFIKTNVNGTFTLLDVARNHWMEAPGKVKPGKESARFLHVSTDEVYGSLGKEGLFTEETPYAPNSPYSASKASSDFIVRSYFHTYGMNVVTTNCSNNYGPNQHDEKLIPTIIRNAVKGNPIPIYGDGQNVRDWLYVADHCTGIALTFEKGRSGETYNIGGRNERNNLYIAQTICEILDRIEPSKKSYTEQITFVTDRPGHDLRYAIDASKIEGELGWKAQENFESGIEKTIKHYLEKYL, from the coding sequence ATGAAAAAGTACTTAGTTACAGGTGGTGCGGGCTTTATCGGCTCTAATTTCATCGAGCACTTACTCGCTTCAGATTCTTCAATAGAAGTAATCAACCTCGATTTAATGACCTATGCCGGACGAGAAGAAAATATGGCTTCTTTTTCTGAGAATGAGCGTTACCAACTGGTAAAGGGAGATATTTGTGATAGAGGTTTGGTAGAACAACTTTTCAATGAACACGATTTTTCAGGAGTCTTTCACTTTGCCGCCGAGAGCCATGTAGACAATAGCATCAGCGGGCCAGAAGCATTTATCAAGACCAATGTAAACGGAACATTCACTTTGCTCGACGTAGCTAGAAATCACTGGATGGAAGCCCCTGGTAAGGTAAAGCCAGGTAAAGAATCAGCACGATTTCTTCACGTCAGTACCGACGAAGTTTACGGAAGTCTGGGAAAGGAAGGCCTCTTTACCGAGGAGACACCCTACGCCCCAAACAGTCCGTATAGTGCAAGCAAGGCCAGCAGCGATTTTATAGTAAGAAGCTACTTCCATACATATGGGATGAATGTGGTGACGACGAACTGCTCGAACAACTACGGCCCGAATCAGCACGACGAAAAACTGATTCCGACCATTATCAGAAACGCTGTGAAGGGAAATCCGATTCCGATTTACGGCGATGGGCAGAACGTGCGTGACTGGCTCTATGTAGCAGACCACTGCACGGGGATAGCACTTACCTTTGAAAAAGGGAGATCGGGCGAAACCTATAACATCGGCGGACGCAACGAACGAAACAACTTATACATCGCTCAAACTATTTGTGAAATTCTAGATCGAATTGAGCCTAGCAAGAAGTCCTACACAGAGCAAATAACCTTTGTGACAGACAGGCCTGGTCACGATTTGCGCTACGCTATCGATGCCTCAAAAATTGAGGGAGAACTCGGATGGAAAGCCCAAGAAAATTTCGAATCAGGAATTGAAAAAACCATTAAGCACTATCTCGAAAAATACCTATAA
- a CDS encoding phospho-sugar mutase has product MDSKILDKAKSWLGPEYDEDTRNEVQTLIDSNPKELEDAFYKDLEFGTGGLRGVMGSGTNRMNVYTVSMATQGLANYINSAASGEKSVAIAHDSRNNSDVFARKAAEVLAANGIKVYLYPELRPTPQLSYTVRHYGCSAGIVVTASHNPKEYNGYKVYWDDGGQIVPPHDKAIIEEVRKISSPKDVKFGARDEMIEIIGTDLDNLYRETLLKESIYSESIAGQAEMPIVYTNLHGTGITQVPALLTDMGFRNIHLVKEQEKPDGNFPTVHSPNPEEKAALDLSLQLGKKVDAEILMGTDPDADRVGIAVKDLNGELVLLNGNETACILTHYILSGLKAKGRFPSNGFICSTIVTTELMNRIAAKFNVPCYVTLTGFKWIAGKIREKEGSEKFICGGEESYGFMIGDAVRDKDAVVTGAMLCEVAAWAKEKGSSFYEELIAMYAEYGFFREALVALVKKGKDGAEQIAAMMERFRTDTPSEIAGSKVIEMRDYKTGEIKNLVSGETTSTGIPASNVIQFYLEDGSKVTARPSGTEPKIKFYFSLNTEIEGKSDFEEAKSRMDARIEELKEAFVNA; this is encoded by the coding sequence ATGGATTCAAAGATTTTAGATAAAGCCAAATCTTGGCTAGGCCCTGAGTACGACGAAGACACACGCAACGAAGTTCAAACCTTAATCGACTCAAACCCAAAAGAGCTGGAAGATGCCTTCTACAAAGATTTGGAGTTTGGAACCGGTGGATTGAGAGGTGTAATGGGATCGGGCACAAACAGAATGAATGTGTACACGGTTTCCATGGCTACTCAAGGTCTTGCAAATTATATAAATTCAGCGGCGAGCGGTGAGAAAAGCGTTGCCATAGCGCATGATTCGCGAAACAATAGCGACGTTTTTGCCAGAAAGGCTGCTGAGGTCTTGGCTGCGAATGGCATCAAGGTATACCTCTATCCTGAGTTGAGACCCACGCCGCAATTATCCTATACCGTGCGACACTATGGTTGTTCTGCAGGTATTGTGGTTACAGCTTCTCACAACCCTAAAGAGTACAACGGATACAAGGTGTATTGGGATGATGGGGGTCAAATTGTACCTCCTCACGATAAGGCGATCATTGAAGAAGTTAGAAAAATCAGTAGTCCGAAAGACGTGAAATTCGGAGCCAGAGATGAGATGATCGAAATCATCGGGACAGATTTGGACAACCTATATAGAGAAACACTACTCAAAGAATCCATCTATTCAGAAAGCATTGCCGGACAGGCAGAGATGCCTATAGTTTATACCAACCTTCACGGAACGGGAATCACCCAAGTTCCAGCTTTACTCACCGATATGGGTTTTCGCAATATCCATTTGGTAAAGGAACAGGAGAAACCGGATGGAAACTTCCCTACGGTTCATTCGCCGAATCCTGAAGAAAAAGCCGCACTCGACCTTTCTCTGCAATTGGGAAAAAAAGTAGATGCTGAAATCTTAATGGGAACGGATCCCGATGCTGATCGCGTTGGAATAGCGGTAAAAGATCTGAATGGAGAACTGGTTCTTCTTAACGGAAATGAAACGGCTTGTATTCTCACTCATTACATTCTTTCGGGGCTTAAAGCCAAAGGGCGTTTTCCAAGTAATGGATTCATTTGTAGCACCATTGTTACTACAGAGTTAATGAATCGGATCGCCGCCAAATTCAATGTCCCTTGCTATGTTACTTTGACCGGATTTAAATGGATTGCTGGAAAAATCAGAGAGAAAGAAGGCTCGGAAAAATTCATTTGCGGAGGTGAAGAGAGTTACGGTTTTATGATCGGTGATGCCGTGCGCGACAAGGATGCCGTCGTAACGGGAGCGATGCTTTGCGAAGTAGCGGCTTGGGCCAAAGAGAAGGGAAGTTCATTTTATGAAGAGCTTATCGCGATGTATGCCGAATACGGATTTTTCCGAGAGGCATTGGTGGCACTAGTGAAAAAAGGAAAAGATGGTGCCGAGCAGATTGCAGCCATGATGGAGCGATTTAGAACTGACACTCCAAGCGAAATTGCCGGGTCAAAAGTGATCGAAATGCGCGATTACAAGACTGGTGAAATCAAAAACTTGGTGTCAGGAGAAACAACGAGCACGGGAATACCTGCTTCGAATGTGATCCAATTCTACCTTGAGGATGGCAGTAAGGTAACGGCCCGGCCATCGGGAACTGAGCCAAAGATCAAATTTTACTTCAGCCTGAATACTGAGATTGAAGGGAAGTCTGATTTTGAAGAGGCGAAAAGCAGAATGGATGCAAGAATTGAAGAGCTAAAGGAGGCGTTTGTAAACGCCTAA
- a CDS encoding DUF4301 family protein, producing the protein MSEQLLESDLDSLRERGLNEKSLEAYRTTILNGFPFMKLHGNAEPGSGIKLISAEEKETFRAVYKNRDGIEVVKFVPASGAASRMFKELYAFAESGKISENVAKFLLELGDYPFYDQLLAEAEMTTEDLATQEGKRKAVDFLLSEEGMNYGSYPKGMIKFHKYDDGHKRTAFEEHFHEGAMYAQKGGKVRIHFTIPEETAEDVKEHLQSLEGCIGKMHKVEYLIDTSLQKPSTDTPALYADDHEWARVEDGSLLFRPAGHGALLENLNDLVGDLVFVKNIDNVVPDRLKDITVENKELLGGVLLEVQENLFRFCQDYEKGNFSREKVLRFLNQWFVGDYESQSNEELYKLLNRPLRVCGMVKNEGEPGGGPFLVDENGDLPSLQIVETAQIDPDNSDQQAILSKASHFNPVDLVLSLKNHKGEYFNLMDYRNDNTGMVVDKTFQGRDIKALELPGLWNGAMHDWNTIFVEVPIETFNPVKTVFDLRRTNHC; encoded by the coding sequence ATGAGCGAACAACTATTGGAAAGTGACTTGGATTCTCTGCGAGAAAGAGGATTAAACGAGAAAAGTCTTGAGGCATACCGCACTACTATTTTAAACGGTTTCCCTTTCATGAAGCTTCATGGAAACGCTGAACCTGGTAGTGGAATCAAGTTGATTTCTGCAGAAGAGAAGGAGACGTTTCGAGCGGTTTATAAAAATCGGGATGGAATTGAAGTAGTGAAATTCGTTCCCGCAAGTGGCGCAGCTAGTCGAATGTTCAAGGAGCTTTACGCTTTCGCCGAAAGCGGAAAAATTTCTGAGAACGTAGCGAAGTTCTTGCTTGAATTGGGCGATTATCCTTTCTATGATCAGCTTTTGGCAGAAGCCGAGATGACCACAGAAGACCTCGCCACCCAGGAGGGAAAGCGCAAAGCGGTTGACTTCCTACTTTCTGAAGAAGGGATGAACTACGGCAGCTACCCGAAGGGAATGATCAAGTTTCACAAATACGATGACGGCCATAAGCGAACCGCATTCGAGGAGCATTTTCACGAGGGAGCGATGTACGCTCAGAAAGGTGGTAAGGTGAGAATTCACTTCACCATTCCAGAAGAGACTGCGGAAGATGTGAAGGAGCATCTGCAAAGTTTGGAAGGGTGCATCGGCAAAATGCACAAGGTCGAATATTTGATCGACACCAGTTTGCAAAAGCCTTCGACTGATACTCCCGCGCTTTACGCCGACGATCATGAATGGGCGAGGGTAGAAGATGGCTCTTTGCTTTTTCGCCCTGCCGGACACGGCGCTCTTTTGGAGAATTTGAATGATCTGGTTGGAGACTTGGTCTTTGTGAAGAACATCGACAATGTGGTGCCCGATAGATTAAAAGATATCACCGTTGAAAACAAAGAGCTCCTGGGGGGTGTGCTTTTGGAAGTTCAGGAAAACCTCTTCCGATTTTGCCAAGACTACGAGAAAGGCAATTTCTCTAGGGAGAAAGTTCTGCGCTTTTTGAATCAGTGGTTTGTCGGAGATTATGAAAGTCAGTCAAACGAAGAATTGTACAAACTTCTCAATCGTCCATTGCGCGTATGCGGTATGGTAAAGAATGAAGGGGAGCCAGGTGGTGGCCCTTTTCTTGTAGATGAGAATGGTGACTTGCCTTCGCTTCAAATTGTAGAAACAGCTCAGATCGATCCTGATAATAGCGATCAACAAGCTATTCTTTCGAAAGCCAGCCACTTCAATCCCGTAGATCTGGTTCTTTCATTGAAGAACCACAAAGGGGAATACTTCAATTTGATGGACTACCGAAACGACAATACAGGAATGGTAGTGGACAAGACTTTTCAAGGTCGAGACATCAAGGCATTGGAGCTTCCCGGTTTATGGAATGGCGCTATGCACGACTGGAACACCATCTTTGTCGAGGTGCCAATCGAGACCTTTAATCCCGTAAAAACGGTTTTTGATTTGCGAAGGACGAATCACTGTTAA
- the galE gene encoding UDP-glucose 4-epimerase GalE, with amino-acid sequence MNKILLTGGAGFIGSHIAVALREAGYIPIILDNLSNSERSVSEGISSITGVEEKIHEIDCRDSEAILDLIETEGGISGIIHLAAFKAVGESVENPIKYYDNNVGSMTSILQVAEKLDIQSFVFSSSCTVYGSPKSIEVTEETAIGEAFSTYGYTKQIGERMIEDLSKTGLGTKFVSLRYFNPIGAHPSSQIGELPLGKPNNLIPFICQTAAGLRDELTVFGNDYHTIDGTCVRDYIHVSDLAEAHVRALKYIGKAESPQHDVFNIGTGNGNSVKEIIDTFKNENGIDFKVKYGPRRAGDVEAIFANTEKASEILKWKPQYTLADALVHAWNWQETLK; translated from the coding sequence ATGAACAAAATTCTTCTCACCGGAGGTGCTGGGTTTATTGGATCGCACATTGCCGTGGCGCTTCGAGAGGCCGGGTACATTCCTATTATTTTGGACAATTTGTCCAATTCTGAACGCTCAGTTTCGGAAGGTATCTCAAGCATTACGGGAGTTGAAGAAAAGATTCATGAAATCGATTGCCGAGATTCTGAGGCAATTCTAGATCTGATTGAAACAGAAGGTGGAATCTCGGGAATCATCCATTTAGCTGCCTTTAAAGCAGTGGGAGAGTCAGTCGAAAATCCAATTAAATATTACGACAATAATGTGGGTTCGATGACGTCGATCCTTCAAGTTGCTGAAAAACTCGATATCCAAAGTTTTGTATTCTCTTCTTCTTGCACGGTATATGGTTCTCCTAAATCCATCGAGGTAACCGAAGAAACGGCAATAGGCGAGGCTTTCAGCACTTATGGCTACACCAAGCAGATTGGTGAACGAATGATCGAGGATTTGTCTAAAACAGGTCTTGGGACGAAGTTTGTTTCCCTACGGTATTTCAATCCTATTGGGGCTCATCCCTCTTCCCAAATAGGTGAACTACCCTTGGGAAAACCTAATAACCTTATTCCCTTTATTTGCCAAACAGCTGCTGGTTTGAGAGATGAGTTAACCGTTTTCGGAAACGATTACCATACCATCGACGGCACTTGCGTAAGAGATTACATTCACGTTTCGGATTTGGCGGAAGCCCACGTGCGCGCTTTGAAATACATCGGAAAAGCTGAATCTCCTCAACATGACGTGTTTAATATCGGAACAGGAAACGGCAACAGCGTAAAGGAAATCATCGATACCTTTAAGAACGAAAACGGAATTGACTTCAAGGTGAAGTATGGTCCCAGAAGAGCCGGAGACGTTGAGGCAATCTTTGCCAATACGGAAAAAGCAAGCGAAATTCTCAAATGGAAACCCCAATACACCTTAGCAGATGCACTCGTACACGCATGGAATTGGCAAGAAACATTAAAATAG
- a CDS encoding porin family protein yields MVLFCLSAKAQTDSTLIVPVKDRYDDKLIIELTNDMWLDLPDGVELRPVSIGFKGYFYTDYTFGRKSNVSFAWGLGISADNVHSNAELVQEEFEDGTTGDQILTPFGEDYEYETNKHTTTYLELPLELRFIAKGRNAFRFAVGFRVGYLLSDKQKIIDTRGKRKIYDFEHVTTFRYGVNARIGIGKVALTGFYSLTPLIEEGKGTQVIPISAGIAIIPFK; encoded by the coding sequence GTGGTACTTTTTTGCCTTTCAGCGAAAGCGCAAACCGACAGCACTTTAATTGTGCCGGTCAAAGATCGCTATGACGATAAGCTCATTATAGAACTTACGAATGATATGTGGCTCGACTTGCCTGATGGGGTGGAGCTCCGTCCGGTTTCCATTGGCTTTAAAGGATACTTCTACACGGATTACACCTTTGGACGAAAGTCCAATGTCAGTTTTGCCTGGGGTTTGGGCATCAGTGCTGACAATGTGCACAGCAATGCTGAATTGGTGCAAGAGGAATTTGAGGATGGGACGACGGGAGATCAAATCCTGACTCCTTTTGGCGAGGATTACGAGTACGAAACAAACAAGCATACGACCACTTATCTGGAACTTCCTTTGGAATTGCGATTTATAGCAAAAGGGAGAAACGCATTTCGTTTTGCCGTGGGGTTTCGGGTTGGGTACTTACTATCCGATAAGCAGAAAATTATCGACACTCGCGGGAAACGAAAGATCTACGATTTCGAACACGTTACCACTTTCAGATACGGTGTAAATGCTAGAATAGGAATTGGCAAAGTTGCGTTGACCGGATTCTACTCCCTTACACCTCTGATTGAGGAAGGGAAAGGCACGCAAGTAATTCCTATTTCTGCGGGTATCGCGATTATTCCTTTTAAATAA
- the rpoN gene encoding RNA polymerase factor sigma-54: MLKQSLQQKLLQKLSPQQIQLMKLLQVPTIELEQRIKEEMETNPALEEGADEEDEDIKEDTEWEEETKDESDDFDFSDYMQDDDIPAYKTSISNKGADDDEKSTPYASGKSFRENIENQLSLRNITDQEELLAKTLIGNLDDDGYLRRDLENIVDDLAFSQNIMTTADELESILMMIQELDPAGVGARSLQECLLIQLKRQDQTYPSVRIAREVIEKHFDAFTKKHYDRILKKLEISNDDLKIAVSEIVKLNPKPGNSSRDSGKSTQQIVPDFAIVVEEEELRLSLNGRNAPELKVSNSYREMMKGYAASKQKDKKQKEALLFVKQKIDSAKWFIDAIKQRQQTLLHTMDAIMNYQREYFLTGDETKLKPMILKDIAEIVHMDISTISRVANSKYVQTPYGTFLLKSFFSESLSTDSGEEVSTREVKKILLDSIGAEDKKKPLTDEKLAILLREKGYNIARRTVAKYREQLNIPVARLRKQL; this comes from the coding sequence ATGCTTAAGCAAAGCTTACAACAGAAACTGCTACAAAAGCTATCTCCTCAGCAAATACAGCTGATGAAGTTGCTTCAGGTACCGACCATTGAGCTGGAGCAGCGAATCAAAGAAGAGATGGAAACCAATCCGGCCCTCGAAGAAGGTGCTGATGAGGAGGATGAGGATATCAAAGAAGATACGGAGTGGGAAGAGGAGACGAAGGATGAATCCGATGATTTCGATTTTAGTGACTACATGCAGGATGATGACATTCCTGCCTACAAAACCAGCATTAGCAATAAGGGTGCAGATGACGATGAGAAGTCAACTCCATACGCTTCAGGAAAGTCTTTCAGAGAAAATATTGAAAACCAGCTTTCGCTAAGAAATATAACTGATCAAGAGGAATTACTAGCCAAGACCTTAATCGGGAATTTGGATGATGACGGTTACCTGCGCCGAGACCTCGAAAACATTGTCGATGATTTAGCATTCTCTCAAAACATCATGACCACCGCGGATGAGCTTGAGAGTATCCTAATGATGATTCAAGAGCTTGACCCTGCAGGAGTAGGAGCAAGGTCATTGCAAGAGTGTCTTTTGATACAGTTGAAAAGACAAGACCAAACGTATCCCTCAGTTCGTATTGCTAGAGAAGTCATAGAAAAACACTTTGATGCCTTTACCAAAAAGCACTACGACCGAATTCTTAAAAAGCTGGAGATTTCAAACGACGACTTGAAAATTGCCGTTTCGGAAATCGTTAAGCTCAATCCAAAACCAGGCAATAGCTCCCGAGATAGTGGAAAGTCCACTCAACAGATAGTACCCGATTTTGCCATAGTGGTAGAAGAGGAAGAGCTGAGACTTTCATTGAATGGGCGAAATGCTCCTGAATTGAAAGTCAGCAACTCATATCGGGAGATGATGAAAGGCTATGCCGCTTCTAAGCAAAAAGACAAAAAGCAAAAAGAAGCGCTGCTTTTTGTGAAGCAAAAAATTGATTCAGCGAAGTGGTTTATCGATGCCATTAAGCAAAGACAGCAAACGCTTTTGCATACGATGGATGCCATCATGAATTACCAAAGAGAGTATTTCTTGACCGGTGATGAGACGAAGCTGAAGCCAATGATTTTGAAAGATATCGCTGAAATAGTCCACATGGATATCTCCACGATTTCGCGGGTGGCCAACAGTAAGTATGTTCAAACCCCTTATGGTACCTTTTTACTCAAGTCCTTTTTCAGTGAGTCACTTTCTACAGACAGTGGCGAGGAGGTGTCAACCAGAGAGGTGAAGAAAATTTTGCTCGACAGCATTGGAGCTGAAGACAAAAAGAAACCTCTCACCGACGAGAAATTGGCCATTCTGTTAAGGGAAAAAGGATACAACATTGCCAGACGCACAGTCGCAAAATACCGTGAGCAACTCAACATTCCCGTAGCTCGATTGAGAAAGCAGCTTTAG
- a CDS encoding aldehyde dehydrogenase, which yields MERIENFIGGDFVSPASGEYIANIDPSRGVQYGEIPDSDQQDVAAAVEAAERAFPAWSSLKGPERFAHLMDLAKGIENRMDEFIKAESKDNGKPVSLARAVDIPRAIQNFEFYASAAIHFSSESNFTEGLGINYTLRRPLGVVACISPWNLPLYLFTWKIAPALASGNTIVAKPSEITPMTAYLLAQVAKEANFPKGVLNIIHGTGARTGDALTRHDLVKAISFTGGTETGKRIIEVAGTRFKKLSLELGGKNPNVIFADCDFDKMLSTTVRSSFANQGQICLCGSRILVEESIYEKFKEAFVAKVSKMKVGDPSSEETKLGAVVSEPHMKKILSYISLAKEEGGRVLCGGKRLELTGDLADGYYIQPTVIEGLDQMCRTNQEEIFGPVVTLDTFRTDEEALQKANATNYGLASTVWTENLSRAHRVAEELEAGIVWVNCWLQRDLRTPFGGVKNSGMGREGGFEAMQFFTEPKNVCISY from the coding sequence ATGGAGCGTATTGAAAATTTTATTGGCGGCGATTTTGTTTCTCCTGCTTCGGGCGAATACATCGCCAACATTGATCCATCTCGTGGAGTACAGTATGGAGAGATTCCTGATAGCGATCAGCAAGATGTAGCAGCAGCAGTCGAAGCGGCAGAAAGAGCCTTTCCGGCATGGTCATCTCTCAAAGGCCCGGAAAGATTTGCCCATCTCATGGATTTGGCAAAGGGCATAGAGAACCGAATGGATGAATTTATCAAAGCCGAAAGCAAGGACAATGGAAAGCCTGTTTCCTTGGCTCGTGCCGTAGACATACCAAGAGCCATCCAAAACTTTGAGTTCTACGCATCTGCAGCCATCCACTTTTCTTCTGAAAGCAACTTTACTGAAGGGCTAGGTATCAACTACACATTGCGACGCCCACTGGGAGTTGTTGCTTGTATCTCTCCTTGGAATTTACCCCTTTACCTCTTCACTTGGAAAATTGCGCCGGCTTTAGCCTCGGGAAATACTATTGTGGCCAAACCTTCAGAAATCACCCCGATGACCGCCTATCTGCTGGCTCAAGTGGCCAAAGAAGCTAATTTCCCCAAAGGGGTACTCAATATTATTCACGGAACAGGAGCACGAACGGGTGATGCTTTGACCCGTCATGACCTTGTGAAAGCTATCTCTTTTACCGGAGGTACGGAAACGGGTAAGCGAATAATCGAGGTAGCCGGAACCCGATTTAAAAAACTCAGCTTAGAGCTCGGAGGCAAGAATCCGAATGTGATTTTTGCGGATTGTGATTTCGACAAAATGCTCTCTACTACAGTTCGAAGCTCTTTTGCCAATCAAGGGCAAATATGTCTTTGCGGCTCCAGGATACTTGTGGAAGAGTCGATTTACGAGAAGTTCAAGGAAGCATTTGTTGCTAAGGTCAGCAAGATGAAAGTGGGTGACCCCTCTTCTGAAGAAACCAAATTGGGTGCTGTTGTCAGCGAGCCACATATGAAGAAAATATTGAGCTATATATCTTTAGCGAAAGAAGAAGGAGGTCGTGTACTTTGTGGTGGCAAAAGACTAGAACTTACCGGTGATTTAGCCGACGGGTATTATATTCAGCCCACTGTTATTGAAGGCTTGGATCAAATGTGCCGCACCAATCAAGAAGAAATATTTGGCCCTGTGGTGACGTTGGATACTTTCAGGACAGATGAAGAAGCTTTGCAAAAAGCAAATGCCACGAACTATGGACTAGCTTCTACCGTATGGACAGAAAACCTTTCTCGCGCGCATCGAGTAGCCGAAGAGTTGGAGGCTGGAATTGTTTGGGTAAATTGCTGGCTGCAGCGCGATTTGAGAACTCCTTTTGGAGGAGTAAAGAATTCGGGAATGGGAAGAGAGGGTGGTTTTGAAGCCATGCAATTCTTTACAGAGCCCAAAAATGTTTGTATTAGTTATTGA